Proteins from one Pygocentrus nattereri isolate fPygNat1 chromosome 16, fPygNat1.pri, whole genome shotgun sequence genomic window:
- the LOC108431246 gene encoding cytochrome c oxidase subunit 7B, mitochondrial yields the protein MYRFAKAALNLTGRASRQVAVRHASSDLSPEFHAKYGTPLLIAGATFCTAVWGYVITSTGIVWNLSPVGKVQPKEWKE from the exons ATGTACCGCTTCGCTAAAGCTGCTCTGAACCTCACCG GTCGAGCTTCCCGTCAGGTTGCTGTGCGACATGCCTCGTCAGATTTATCCCCAGAGTTCCACGCGAAGTACGGCACACCGCTGCTGATTGCTGGAGCCACATTTTGCACCGCAGTCTGGGGCTAT GTGATCACGTCCACCGGCATCGTATGGAATCTGTCTCCTGTAGGCAAGGTGCAGCCCAAGGAATGGAAAGAGTAA